From the Leptolyngbya sp. O-77 genome, one window contains:
- a CDS encoding glycine betaine ABC transporter substrate-binding protein, with protein MQGFNMHVSKSLRRLLILPLVALFSAFVVVSCAGGSGGPSGSTSGGTVTVGSKDFTEAFIIGEMYALVLEKAGLTVNRKLNLGGTPVAQAALMSGEIDLYPEYTGTGLLTVLKLPAQSDRQAVFEAVSKGYKEQFDLVWLEPSPMNNTQALAMTRAKSEELGIRTISEMAARASELTIIGPPEFEQREDGLPGIKKAYGDFQLKGYKAVDPGLRYKGLVDGEADVAVAFGTDGEIAAFDLVLLEDDKNLFPPYQVAPVVRQKALDANPQIADALNALAPKLTDDVMQTLNFEVSGNQKEPADVAREFLTSEGLI; from the coding sequence ATGCAAGGTTTCAACATGCACGTTTCCAAGTCCCTGCGCCGACTGCTGATTTTGCCCCTGGTGGCGCTGTTTTCCGCCTTTGTGGTGGTATCCTGCGCGGGGGGCAGTGGCGGCCCCAGTGGCTCCACCTCTGGGGGGACGGTCACCGTCGGCTCCAAGGACTTCACCGAAGCATTTATCATCGGCGAGATGTATGCGCTGGTGCTGGAAAAGGCGGGGCTAACGGTGAACCGCAAGCTGAACCTGGGGGGAACGCCTGTGGCCCAAGCAGCGCTGATGAGTGGCGAAATCGACCTGTACCCCGAATACACGGGCACGGGGCTGCTAACGGTGCTGAAATTGCCTGCCCAGAGCGATCGCCAGGCCGTGTTTGAAGCCGTCTCTAAAGGCTATAAAGAGCAATTTGACCTGGTGTGGCTGGAACCGTCGCCCATGAACAACACCCAGGCGCTAGCCATGACCCGCGCCAAGTCTGAGGAACTGGGCATTAGAACCATTTCTGAGATGGCTGCTAGAGCCAGCGAACTGACGATTATCGGCCCGCCAGAGTTTGAGCAGCGTGAAGACGGTCTCCCTGGCATCAAAAAAGCCTACGGCGACTTCCAGCTAAAAGGCTACAAAGCCGTTGACCCAGGTCTGCGCTACAAAGGGCTGGTGGATGGCGAAGCAGATGTCGCTGTTGCCTTTGGCACCGATGGTGAAATCGCAGCCTTTGATCTGGTGCTGCTGGAAGATGACAAAAACCTCTTCCCGCCTTACCAGGTTGCGCCTGTGGTTCGGCAAAAGGCGCTGGATGCCAATCCTCAAATTGCCGACGCGCTGAATGCCCTTGCGCCCAAGCTCACCGACGATGTGATGCAAACCCTCAACTTTGAAGTCAGCGGCAACCAGAAGGAACCCGCCGACGTGGCCCGCGAGTTTCTGACGAGCGAAGGGCTGATTTAG
- a CDS encoding DUF58 domain-containing protein encodes MLPAARLYQLILAGTGAGLAIALLLSSQTRPSGLAIALGLTLLYDAVVLGLGVVDARRGRSRRVQARRQPLDKLSIGRDNPVHLTITAGNAPALVKIRDDYPADFGGPQVEETRAIAPQETQEITYTVVPKRRGAYAWGDIYLRQLGPWGLAWHDWHIPRAASVAVYPDLIGLRELSLRLTLQTSGNIRKARRMGMGTEFTELRDYSTGDDLRFVDWKATARKSRLLVRVLEPEQEQTLVILLDRGRLMTAQVAGLARFDWALNAALALALAGLHRGDRVGVGVFDRQMHAWISPERGTHQLPKLLAQLTPIEPVFQEPDYLSAVTTVAQRQTRRALVVLLTDIIDQTASAELFGAMAQLAPRYLPFCVALRDRRVDDRANRPAEDVQSAYSRAVALDLLAQRQLALAKLKQRGVLVLDAPANQISTQLVDRYLQLKARNLL; translated from the coding sequence ATGCTTCCTGCGGCGCGACTGTATCAACTCATCCTGGCTGGGACGGGGGCGGGACTGGCGATCGCCCTCCTCCTTTCCAGCCAGACTCGCCCCTCTGGGCTAGCGATCGCACTGGGGCTAACGCTGCTGTATGACGCGGTGGTGCTGGGGCTGGGCGTGGTGGATGCGCGGCGGGGGCGATCGCGGCGGGTGCAGGCGAGGCGGCAGCCGCTGGACAAGCTCTCGATTGGGCGCGACAATCCGGTGCATTTGACCATCACGGCGGGCAATGCGCCAGCGCTGGTGAAAATTCGAGACGACTACCCGGCAGACTTTGGCGGGCCACAGGTGGAAGAGACGCGGGCGATCGCCCCTCAAGAAACTCAGGAAATCACCTATACCGTTGTCCCAAAGCGGCGCGGAGCCTATGCCTGGGGCGACATTTATCTGCGGCAGCTTGGGCCGTGGGGGCTGGCGTGGCACGACTGGCACATTCCCCGGGCGGCTTCTGTGGCGGTTTATCCCGACCTGATCGGGCTGCGGGAGCTGTCGCTGCGGCTGACGCTGCAAACCAGCGGCAACATCCGCAAGGCGCGGCGCATGGGTATGGGCACCGAGTTTACGGAACTACGCGACTACAGCACGGGCGACGACCTGCGGTTTGTAGACTGGAAGGCGACGGCCCGCAAAAGTCGGCTGCTGGTGCGCGTGCTGGAGCCAGAGCAAGAGCAAACCCTGGTGATTTTGCTGGATCGGGGGCGGCTGATGACGGCGCAGGTGGCGGGGCTGGCGCGATTTGACTGGGCGCTGAATGCGGCACTGGCGCTGGCGCTGGCGGGGCTGCATCGGGGCGATCGCGTCGGGGTTGGGGTCTTCGATCGACAAATGCACGCCTGGATTTCGCCGGAGCGCGGCACACACCAGTTACCAAAACTGCTGGCTCAGCTCACGCCCATCGAGCCTGTATTCCAGGAGCCAGACTATCTCAGCGCCGTGACCACCGTCGCCCAGCGCCAGACCCGCCGCGCCCTCGTGGTGCTGCTGACCGATATTATTGACCAGACCGCTTCGGCTGAGCTATTCGGCGCGATGGCTCAGCTTGCGCCGCGCTATCTGCCGTTTTGCGTGGCCCTGCGCGATCGCCGCGTAGACGACCGAGCCAACCGCCCCGCCGAAGACGTGCAGTCCGCCTATAGCCGCGCCGTTGCTCTCGATCTGCTCGCCCAGCGTCAGCTTGCCCTGGCCAAGCTAAAACAGCGCGGCGTGCTAGTCCTGGATGCACCCGCCAATCAGATCAGCACGCAACTGGTCGATCGCTATCTCCAGCTCAAAGCCCGAAATCTCCTATAG
- a CDS encoding chlororespiratory reduction protein 7 — protein MPDPIMFREDAFVVLETNQPEQFLTAEELLQKLASVLETMQDSLPRELQNIPTSAAQARHLLDTACELDIGPGQFLQWYAVRLEK, from the coding sequence ATGCCCGACCCGATCATGTTTCGAGAGGATGCGTTCGTCGTGCTGGAAACCAACCAGCCAGAACAATTCCTCACCGCCGAGGAACTGTTGCAGAAGCTGGCATCGGTGCTAGAGACCATGCAGGATAGCCTGCCCCGCGAATTGCAAAACATTCCCACGTCGGCAGCGCAAGCGCGTCACTTGCTCGACACCGCCTGCGAACTAGACATCGGGCCGGGGCAGTTTTTGCAATGGTATGCAGTGCGGTTGGAGAAGTAA
- the pdhA gene encoding pyruvate dehydrogenase (acetyl-transferring) E1 component subunit alpha yields the protein MVQERVLPAFSASPSQISREDGLVVYEDMVLGRTFEDKCAEMYYRGKMFGFVHLYNGQEAVSSGVIKSMRSDDYVCSTYRDHVHALSAGVPAREVMAELFGKVTGCSKGRGGSMHLFSAEHNLLGGYAFVAEGIPVATGAAFQTKYRREALGDESADQVTACFFGDGASNNGQFFECLNMAALWKLPILFVVENNKWAIGMAHDRATSQPEIYKKASVFDMVGVEVDGMDVLAVRAVAQEAIARARAGEGPTLIEALTYRFRGHSLADPDELRSKAEKEFWFARDPIKRLAAHLIEQNLATDEELKAIDRKIQATVEDAVQFALESPEPNPADLYKYVFAED from the coding sequence ATGGTTCAGGAACGTGTATTGCCCGCCTTTTCCGCTAGCCCTTCCCAGATCAGCCGGGAAGATGGGCTGGTGGTCTACGAAGACATGGTGCTGGGACGCACCTTTGAAGACAAGTGCGCCGAGATGTATTATCGGGGCAAGATGTTTGGCTTCGTTCACCTCTACAACGGGCAAGAAGCAGTATCGTCCGGGGTGATCAAGTCCATGCGGAGCGATGACTACGTGTGCAGCACCTACCGCGACCACGTCCATGCGCTGAGTGCAGGCGTGCCTGCCCGCGAGGTGATGGCAGAGCTATTTGGCAAGGTGACCGGATGCAGCAAAGGGCGCGGCGGCTCGATGCACCTGTTTTCGGCAGAGCATAACCTGCTGGGTGGCTATGCGTTTGTGGCAGAGGGTATTCCCGTGGCGACGGGCGCAGCGTTTCAGACCAAATATCGCCGCGAAGCGCTAGGGGACGAATCGGCAGATCAGGTGACGGCCTGCTTCTTTGGGGATGGCGCAAGCAACAACGGTCAGTTTTTTGAATGCCTGAACATGGCGGCGCTGTGGAAGTTGCCAATCCTGTTTGTGGTGGAAAACAATAAGTGGGCGATCGGCATGGCCCACGACCGCGCGACATCGCAGCCAGAAATTTACAAAAAAGCCAGCGTGTTTGACATGGTGGGCGTGGAGGTCGATGGGATGGACGTGTTGGCGGTGCGGGCTGTGGCCCAAGAGGCGATCGCCCGGGCCCGCGCAGGCGAAGGCCCCACCCTGATCGAAGCGCTCACCTACCGCTTCCGGGGGCACTCCCTCGCCGACCCTGACGAACTCCGCTCCAAGGCAGAGAAGGAGTTCTGGTTTGCCCGTGACCCGATCAAGCGCCTCGCGGCCCACTTGATTGAGCAAAACCTGGCGACGGATGAGGAACTGAAGGCGATTGACCGCAAGATTCAGGCAACTGTGGAAGACGCAGTTCAGTTTGCGCTGGAAAGCCCTGAGCCAAATCCTGCTGATTTGTATAAGTACGTCTTTGCAGAAGACTAA
- a CDS encoding IMS domain-containing protein, with amino-acid sequence MRIPLDYYRILGLPIQATADQLQQAHRDRTQQLPRREYSEAAIASRKQLLDEAYAALSNPEQRRAYDATFLASTYEPTGDRFASADSGAIALETEADPYAPSIDIDDRQLVGALLILLELGEYELVLKLGHPYLSNSAFSGSAGRSAQADIARSDVVLTLAFAYLELGREQWQQGQYESAAESLEAGQELLLREGMFAGVRGEMQSDLYKLRPYRILELLALPEAHEIERGQGMNLLRDMLQDRGGIDGTGDDRSGLNVEDFLRFMQQLRGYLTAAEQHALFEVEARRPSAVATYLAVYALLARGFAYRQPALIRRAKQMLMRLGTRQDVYLEQAVCALLLGQTEEATRALERSQEHDSLTFIREHSQGSPDLLPGLCLYGERWLQNEVFPHFRDLAQQRASLKDYFADDQVQAYLEELPSEPDTAQWESAPAPVGSTTTPFARRATVPQSRYDQSSTAGNGLGMGGTATLEPAAAAYTATSGTSAVPTAERVSQMSPSGRLTPGDGGGRSPRTSFSDSSRRTATSLPSSSGGGGITLRLDRLMLLLALGVLSLGLLWLLFSWVARSFNSGPVLEGEQLSISLAEPVVPIPEETEPSPSPADPSAPLTAESGKTLVETWLRAKSAAMGSSYDTSQLGQILADPMLSQWRSNSEAARLAGEPLTYTHQVQQVNVLPPTASSSTDEAQIDAVVVENGETLNVRYYLTRQGGQWRIRSNEILPDGPLESMTTNESSDPASNPAALPMTSPGLQPAPSPTLPQNSGPSPLPEGSLPAPGSAVPGAPNAAPAGSGTSGRIDPADASN; translated from the coding sequence GTGAGAATTCCGCTTGATTACTACCGCATTTTGGGGCTACCTATTCAGGCAACGGCTGACCAGCTTCAGCAGGCCCACCGCGATCGCACGCAGCAGCTTCCCCGACGCGAATATTCCGAAGCGGCGATCGCCTCTCGCAAGCAGCTTCTGGACGAGGCCTACGCTGCCCTGTCGAACCCGGAGCAGCGCCGCGCCTACGATGCCACCTTTCTCGCCAGCACCTACGAACCGACGGGCGATCGCTTTGCCAGCGCCGACTCGGGGGCGATCGCCCTGGAAACCGAGGCAGACCCCTACGCCCCCAGCATCGACATCGACGACCGCCAGTTGGTCGGGGCGCTGCTGATCCTGCTGGAGTTGGGAGAGTACGAACTGGTGCTGAAGCTGGGGCATCCCTACCTATCTAATAGCGCCTTCAGCGGCAGCGCGGGCCGCAGTGCCCAGGCCGATATTGCCCGGTCGGATGTCGTGCTGACGCTTGCCTTCGCCTATTTGGAACTAGGCCGCGAACAGTGGCAGCAAGGACAGTACGAAAGCGCTGCCGAATCCCTTGAAGCGGGACAGGAACTGCTGCTGCGGGAGGGCATGTTTGCCGGAGTGCGCGGCGAAATGCAGTCCGACCTCTACAAGCTACGCCCCTACCGCATTCTAGAACTGCTGGCACTGCCCGAAGCCCACGAGATTGAGCGGGGCCAGGGCATGAACCTGCTGCGCGATATGCTGCAAGATCGCGGCGGCATCGACGGCACCGGCGACGACCGCTCTGGGCTAAATGTGGAAGATTTTTTGCGGTTTATGCAGCAACTCCGGGGCTACCTCACCGCCGCCGAGCAGCATGCCCTGTTTGAGGTCGAAGCCCGTCGCCCGTCGGCTGTGGCGACCTACCTGGCAGTGTATGCCCTGCTGGCCCGCGGCTTTGCCTATCGCCAGCCCGCCCTGATTCGTCGGGCCAAGCAAATGCTGATGCGTCTGGGCACGCGCCAGGATGTGTATCTGGAGCAGGCAGTGTGCGCCCTGCTGCTGGGGCAAACAGAAGAAGCCACCCGCGCCCTAGAACGCAGCCAGGAGCATGATTCCCTAACCTTCATTCGCGAACATTCCCAAGGCTCACCCGACCTGCTGCCGGGGCTGTGTCTCTACGGCGAACGCTGGCTGCAAAACGAGGTGTTCCCCCATTTCCGCGACTTGGCCCAGCAGCGGGCATCCCTGAAGGATTATTTTGCCGACGACCAGGTGCAGGCATATCTAGAAGAACTGCCCAGCGAACCGGACACAGCTCAATGGGAGTCGGCTCCGGCTCCAGTGGGCAGCACGACCACGCCCTTTGCCCGTCGGGCGACTGTGCCCCAAAGCCGCTATGACCAGTCCAGCACGGCAGGTAATGGACTCGGCATGGGTGGCACGGCGACGCTAGAGCCTGCGGCCGCCGCCTACACTGCCACAAGCGGCACTTCAGCCGTTCCAACGGCCGAGCGTGTGTCCCAGATGTCTCCTTCGGGACGGCTGACCCCGGGGGACGGCGGCGGGCGATCGCCCCGGACTTCCTTCAGCGACAGCAGCCGCCGCACCGCCACCTCGCTGCCCAGCAGTTCCGGTGGCGGGGGCATCACGCTGCGGCTGGATCGGCTGATGCTGCTGCTGGCGCTGGGCGTGCTGAGCTTGGGACTCCTGTGGCTCTTGTTTAGCTGGGTGGCCCGTTCGTTCAACAGCGGCCCGGTGCTGGAGGGCGAACAGCTCAGCATCAGCCTTGCAGAACCCGTCGTTCCAATTCCCGAAGAAACGGAGCCGTCGCCCTCCCCTGCTGACCCCAGCGCCCCCCTCACGGCTGAGTCTGGGAAGACACTAGTCGAAACTTGGCTGCGGGCGAAATCTGCCGCAATGGGCAGCAGCTACGACACCAGCCAGCTTGGTCAAATCCTGGCAGATCCCATGCTGTCGCAGTGGCGCAGCAACTCCGAGGCAGCGCGACTGGCGGGCGAACCCCTGACCTACACCCACCAGGTGCAGCAGGTCAATGTGTTGCCTCCGACCGCTTCTAGCAGCACCGACGAAGCCCAGATTGACGCGGTGGTGGTGGAAAACGGCGAAACCCTAAATGTCCGCTACTACCTGACGCGCCAAGGGGGACAGTGGCGGATTCGCAGTAATGAAATTTTGCCCGATGGGCCGCTAGAGAGCATGACCACCAATGAATCCTCTGACCCGGCCAGCAACCCTGCTGCGTTGCCCATGACTTCTCCAGGCTTGCAGCCTGCGCCCTCCCCTACGCTGCCCCAAAACTCCGGCCCTAGCCCGCTCCCCGAAGGTTCCTTGCCTGCACCAGGCAGCGCGGTTCCCGGTGCGCCCAATGCCGCTCCTGCGGGGAGTGGGACTTCTGGCAGAATCGATCCGGCAGATGCCAGTAATTAG
- a CDS encoding AEC family transporter: MSDTLLHAYGPLIFWTGLGLLSCSLLPDSLPRVLGRGLYWVGVPVQIFTLARQTDFSSQVGLAPLVVVLALVGGLGVAWGTLQGLRWLEQGRSPLNPLVPNLPTVIPSVSNSAASATPLTAAPMLEEPVAARPVESSWEDSARRGSFLVSAVLGNTGFVGLAIAPSLISEPYLGWLVFYSVTQNVVGTYGLGVWLASIYGRSHGGKAWWVHLRDVLTVPSLWAFGLGMLTRTIALPSGVDAVLHGALWWVIIPAALLLMGLRLRQIHGWRSLKGAIAPALLKVMVLPVGVAGLATLLGLSAEPRLALVLMSGMPTAFAGLILAEEYDLERELIASSIVLTTAMLLFTIPVWLLLR; this comes from the coding sequence ATGTCTGATACGCTGCTCCACGCCTATGGGCCGCTGATCTTTTGGACGGGGCTGGGGCTGCTGTCCTGTTCGCTCTTGCCCGATTCGCTGCCGCGCGTGCTGGGGCGCGGTCTGTATTGGGTGGGTGTGCCCGTGCAAATTTTTACGCTGGCCCGGCAGACGGATTTTTCGTCTCAGGTGGGGCTGGCTCCGCTGGTGGTCGTCTTGGCGCTAGTGGGCGGGCTGGGTGTTGCCTGGGGGACGCTGCAAGGGCTTCGCTGGCTTGAGCAAGGGCGATCGCCCTTGAATCCACTCGTCCCAAATCTACCCACCGTCATCCCCAGCGTCTCTAATTCTGCCGCAAGCGCGACCCCGCTAACGGCGGCTCCAATGCTTGAGGAGCCAGTTGCAGCACGCCCGGTCGAGTCCAGTTGGGAAGATTCGGCGCGGCGCGGCAGCTTCCTCGTGTCTGCGGTGCTAGGCAACACTGGCTTTGTGGGACTGGCGATCGCCCCCAGTCTGATTTCCGAGCCTTACCTAGGCTGGCTAGTGTTCTACAGCGTTACACAGAACGTGGTCGGCACCTACGGACTGGGCGTGTGGCTGGCGAGCATTTATGGGCGATCGCACGGCGGCAAAGCCTGGTGGGTTCACCTGCGCGATGTGCTGACCGTGCCATCGCTGTGGGCCTTTGGGCTGGGAATGCTGACGCGGACGATTGCACTACCGTCTGGCGTGGACGCAGTGCTGCATGGAGCGCTATGGTGGGTGATTATTCCTGCGGCGCTGCTGCTGATGGGGCTGCGGCTGCGGCAAATTCACGGCTGGCGTAGCCTCAAGGGGGCGATCGCCCCAGCATTGCTCAAGGTCATGGTGCTGCCCGTTGGGGTGGCCGGACTAGCCACGCTGCTGGGCCTGTCTGCCGAGCCAAGATTGGCGCTGGTGCTGATGTCGGGAATGCCGACAGCCTTTGCCGGACTCATTCTGGCTGAAGAATACGACCTCGAGCGTGAGCTGATCGCCAGCAGCATTGTCCTCACAACGGCCATGCTGCTGTTTACTATCCCGGTGTGGCTGCTCCTTAGATAA
- a CDS encoding sensor histidine kinase has product MAKPDLRSRLFLSHFAVMLVGLVTLTVIGKVSSPRFFVVYLQHIEGRVISIRTLRTELVRGFEFAWSRGALWSMALGASAAGALSYLVAKRIVQPLIQMEEITQKFAAGKLDERVPASEIPELNQLAASFNRMAADLQGVEQRRRDLVTDLTHELRTPLTVLEGYLEGLSDGTIAPTPEVYELLGKETVRMRRLVNDLQELSKIETGYLPIDAQQMDLYPLLTSVVQRFSDQLLTGDGPLISLEYPPETPLVLADAGRVEQILVNLLSNALRYTPVGKITLQVWHTETHAWIAVSDTGQGIAPEDLPHVFERFWRADRSRNRHSGGTGLGLAISQRLVQLQGGEIEVESEVGKGSTFRFSLPLA; this is encoded by the coding sequence ATGGCCAAGCCTGATCTGCGATCGCGCCTCTTCCTCTCTCACTTTGCCGTGATGCTGGTGGGTTTGGTGACGCTGACGGTGATTGGCAAGGTGTCATCACCCCGCTTTTTTGTAGTTTATCTCCAGCACATCGAAGGGCGCGTCATCAGCATTCGCACCCTGCGAACCGAGCTAGTGCGCGGCTTTGAGTTTGCCTGGAGCCGGGGCGCACTCTGGTCAATGGCACTGGGAGCCAGTGCTGCCGGAGCGCTCAGCTATCTGGTGGCCAAGCGGATCGTGCAGCCGCTAATCCAGATGGAAGAGATTACGCAGAAATTTGCCGCCGGAAAACTCGACGAGCGGGTTCCCGCCAGCGAAATCCCAGAACTCAACCAGCTTGCTGCCAGCTTTAACCGAATGGCGGCTGACCTCCAAGGGGTCGAGCAGCGCCGCCGCGACCTAGTGACCGACCTGACCCATGAACTGCGAACGCCACTGACGGTGCTGGAGGGCTATCTGGAAGGGCTGTCAGACGGAACGATTGCCCCAACTCCAGAAGTTTACGAACTGCTAGGCAAAGAAACCGTGCGAATGCGCCGCCTAGTCAACGATTTGCAAGAGCTGTCCAAGATTGAAACGGGCTATTTGCCCATCGATGCACAGCAGATGGATCTGTATCCGCTGCTGACTTCGGTGGTGCAGCGCTTTTCAGATCAGCTTTTGACCGGCGACGGCCCGCTGATCAGCCTGGAATATCCGCCGGAAACGCCGCTGGTGCTGGCCGATGCGGGGCGGGTCGAGCAGATCCTTGTGAACTTGCTGAGCAATGCATTGCGCTATACGCCTGTCGGCAAAATTACGCTCCAGGTCTGGCATACCGAAACCCACGCCTGGATTGCTGTGAGCGACACGGGCCAGGGCATCGCGCCCGAAGACCTGCCCCACGTCTTTGAGCGGTTTTGGCGGGCCGATCGCTCCCGCAATCGCCACTCTGGCGGCACGGGACTGGGGCTGGCCATTTCCCAGCGGCTGGTGCAGCTTCAGGGGGGCGAGATCGAGGTGGAAAGCGAAGTGGGCAAGGGCAGCACGTTCCGATTTTCGCTCCCGCTTGCCTGA
- a CDS encoding ABC transporter ATP-binding protein: MQEPVISFDQVYKSYPMYHHVRGVKNLMFNFPHNLKALRRQQFEALNNISFEVYRGEKFGIVGYNGAGKSTTLGLIAGVLKPSSGHVVVRGRISPLLALGTGFHPELTGRENILLNGVLLGLTRREVKARLEEIIEFSELGDFIERPIRTYSTGMMARLGFSVVAHLDPEILLIDEVLGVGDIRFQQKCINKMAEFRDSGVTIVLVSHSMTSVSEICDRALWIQDHHVKMIGSATEVAEAYTAAAQLDIAAAGKRINRRKLSEKVSGPLF, from the coding sequence ATGCAAGAACCGGTTATCAGCTTTGATCAGGTTTACAAGTCCTACCCGATGTATCACCACGTCCGGGGAGTCAAAAACCTGATGTTCAACTTTCCCCATAACCTGAAAGCACTCCGCAGACAGCAGTTTGAAGCGCTCAACAATATCAGCTTTGAGGTTTATCGCGGCGAAAAGTTCGGCATTGTGGGCTATAACGGCGCAGGCAAAAGCACCACGCTGGGATTGATCGCAGGGGTGCTAAAGCCCAGCAGCGGGCACGTGGTGGTGCGCGGGCGCATTTCACCGCTGCTGGCGCTGGGAACGGGCTTTCATCCAGAGCTAACGGGCCGCGAGAATATTTTGCTCAACGGCGTGCTGCTGGGGCTGACCCGCCGCGAGGTGAAAGCGCGGCTAGAGGAAATTATCGAGTTTTCAGAACTGGGCGATTTTATTGAGCGGCCGATTCGCACCTATTCTACGGGCATGATGGCGCGGCTGGGCTTTTCGGTGGTGGCACACCTCGACCCAGAGATTTTGCTGATCGACGAGGTGCTGGGCGTGGGCGACATCCGCTTTCAGCAAAAGTGCATTAACAAAATGGCGGAGTTTCGCGACAGCGGCGTAACGATTGTGCTGGTGAGCCATTCTATGACGAGCGTTTCGGAAATTTGCGATCGCGCGCTGTGGATTCAAGACCACCATGTGAAAATGATCGGCAGCGCCACCGAGGTCGCCGAAGCCTATACCGCTGCCGCCCAGCTTGACATCGCCGCCGCGGGGAAACGCATCAATCGCCGCAAGCTTTCAGAAAAGGTCAGCGGGCCGCTGTTCTAG
- a CDS encoding sulfotransferase family 2 domain-containing protein: protein MRHFPAQYDLQPDDTLYFCHIPKTAGMTFRTILEDYFACEEICPATLSNQIADYTPEQLREYRLFRGHLGFVNIPGLLAGKNLIKVTVLREPVSRVISHYEYIRRTPDDPYYESVSQMTLEEFATGEGPGRVGKNVQVYHIARLLQYDIGSLEPEEALALAQKSLHLCAYAGILERFQESLFLLSYIFGWKPIVNSRRENVAKSKTPLSEIPPETLARIREAMSLDRALYDDGCEIFQQRFDEMQQDLVQRYGDRLALDAPPPGQVLEFATLQHLLEWHSQDRYQAQNPPPSEVSVYNFCQPLRGLGWQRRDCAQNRPNVAHRWTGPVTTSTLDLPIAPTPTDYRVELQVSQVWATEPEVLDSLKCLVNGHPSDLAIAYSSDTTRLYQAQIPADWLPPDRLFAELTLQVDRVAPINHKNPDPKDKRLVGVALSYVQLFPAAREAEFSLLRSLLRDALTTATIDFVRDRLKPQEQIAAPPQFRLPFSGQVEGYADFLQSPGRYHWLVLHKGMALPVEALLFQLARCGFRPVFANEVYVVFVRRRPELPALSYFTPDVRHLYVGRYLNRLRKGVASLKRS from the coding sequence ATGAGACATTTTCCTGCCCAATACGACTTGCAGCCCGACGACACACTCTATTTCTGCCACATTCCCAAAACGGCAGGGATGACGTTTCGGACGATTCTGGAAGATTACTTCGCCTGCGAGGAGATTTGCCCAGCCACGCTGTCCAACCAGATTGCCGACTACACACCCGAGCAACTGCGCGAATATCGCCTATTTCGCGGGCATTTGGGCTTTGTCAACATTCCAGGGCTGCTAGCAGGCAAAAACCTGATTAAGGTAACTGTGCTGCGTGAACCCGTGTCGCGGGTGATTTCGCACTACGAATACATCCGCCGCACACCGGATGACCCCTATTACGAATCCGTCAGCCAGATGACGCTGGAGGAGTTCGCCACGGGCGAAGGGCCAGGGCGCGTTGGCAAGAACGTGCAGGTGTACCACATTGCGCGGCTGCTGCAATACGACATTGGCAGCCTGGAGCCAGAGGAGGCGCTAGCGCTGGCGCAAAAAAGCCTGCACCTGTGCGCCTATGCTGGAATTTTGGAGCGGTTTCAAGAGTCCCTGTTTCTGCTGTCCTACATTTTTGGCTGGAAGCCCATTGTCAACAGCCGCCGCGAAAACGTCGCCAAGTCCAAAACGCCCCTGAGCGAGATTCCGCCGGAAACGCTGGCGCGGATTCGGGAAGCCATGTCGCTGGATCGGGCGCTGTATGACGATGGCTGCGAGATTTTTCAGCAGCGGTTTGACGAAATGCAGCAAGATCTGGTGCAGCGCTATGGCGATCGCCTCGCTCTGGATGCGCCGCCACCGGGTCAAGTGCTGGAGTTTGCCACGCTGCAACACCTGCTGGAATGGCACTCCCAAGACCGCTACCAGGCGCAAAACCCGCCCCCTTCGGAGGTGTCGGTTTACAACTTCTGTCAGCCGCTACGAGGGCTGGGGTGGCAGCGGCGCGACTGTGCCCAGAACCGGCCCAACGTCGCCCATCGCTGGACGGGCCCCGTCACCACGTCAACGCTGGATCTGCCCATTGCCCCCACGCCGACCGATTATCGAGTCGAGTTGCAGGTGTCTCAAGTCTGGGCCACCGAACCGGAGGTGCTGGATAGCCTGAAATGTCTGGTCAATGGGCATCCAAGCGATCTGGCGATCGCCTATAGCAGCGACACCACGCGACTCTATCAGGCACAAATTCCGGCAGATTGGCTACCGCCGGATCGACTGTTTGCAGAACTGACGCTTCAGGTGGACCGAGTTGCGCCAATCAACCACAAGAATCCCGACCCCAAAGATAAGCGGCTGGTAGGCGTGGCGCTGAGCTATGTGCAACTGTTCCCTGCTGCGCGAGAAGCAGAATTCAGCCTGCTGCGATCGCTCTTGCGGGATGCCCTAACCACCGCAACCATCGACTTTGTGCGCGATCGCCTCAAGCCCCAAGAGCAGATCGCCGCGCCGCCCCAGTTTCGGCTACCGTTTTCGGGCCAAGTAGAAGGATATGCAGACTTTTTGCAATCGCCCGGTCGCTATCACTGGCTCGTGTTGCACAAAGGCATGGCGCTGCCTGTGGAGGCACTGCTGTTTCAACTTGCCCGCTGCGGCTTTCGTCCGGTGTTTGCCAATGAGGTGTACGTGGTCTTTGTCCGCCGCCGTCCAGAGTTGCCCGCGCTGTCCTATTTCACGCCCGATGTCCGGCATCTCTACGTCGGTCGCTACCTCAACCGCCTCCGCAAAGGGGTTGCCAGCTTGAAGCGATCCTGA